A portion of the Streptomyces sp. NBC_01335 genome contains these proteins:
- a CDS encoding SulP family inorganic anion transporter, translated as MSFTVPPVPAVSAGSPAGRLRALKPDWLGDPKVWRTEVLAGLVVGLALIPEAISFSVIAGVDPAVGLFSAFTMAVVISVVGGRRAMISAATGAVSLVVAPLNREHGFGYLVAAVILAGVFQIVLGALGVARLMRFVPRSVMVGFVNALAILVFMAQVPEMRDVPWAVYPLIVAGLALLVFFPKVTTVVPAPLVSIVVLTAFTVAAGIAVPTVGDRGTLPSSLPVPGLPDVPFTLHTLTTVAPYALAMALVGLMESLMTAKLVDEITDTRSDKTRESVGQGIANIVTGFFGGMGGCAMIGQTMINVKVSGARTRLSTFLAGAFLMVLCIVFGPVVSEIPMAALVAVMAMVSFATFDWHSVAPKTLRRMPAGEIAVMVVTVVVVVATHNLAIGVVVGSLLATVVFAKRVAHVADVTAVTDPDGTTVVYRVTGALFFASSNDLVGRFDYAGDPERVVIDLSAAHVWDASSVAALDAITARYAQRGKTVKITGLNEPSARLHERLSGELSGGH; from the coding sequence TTGTCCTTCACCGTCCCCCCTGTCCCCGCCGTCTCCGCCGGTTCCCCGGCCGGGCGGCTGCGCGCCCTGAAGCCCGACTGGCTGGGCGACCCGAAGGTCTGGCGCACCGAGGTGCTGGCCGGTCTGGTGGTCGGTCTCGCGCTGATTCCCGAGGCGATCTCGTTCTCGGTCATCGCCGGGGTCGATCCGGCGGTCGGCCTGTTCTCCGCCTTCACCATGGCCGTGGTGATCTCCGTGGTCGGCGGGCGCCGGGCGATGATCTCCGCCGCCACCGGGGCGGTGTCCCTGGTGGTCGCGCCACTCAACCGTGAGCACGGCTTCGGCTATCTGGTCGCCGCCGTGATCCTCGCCGGGGTCTTCCAGATCGTCCTGGGAGCGCTGGGGGTGGCGCGGCTGATGCGGTTCGTGCCGCGCTCGGTGATGGTCGGCTTCGTGAACGCCCTGGCGATCCTGGTCTTCATGGCGCAGGTCCCCGAGATGCGGGACGTGCCCTGGGCGGTCTACCCGCTGATCGTGGCCGGTCTGGCGCTGCTGGTGTTCTTCCCGAAGGTGACCACGGTCGTCCCGGCCCCGCTGGTCTCGATCGTGGTCCTCACCGCCTTCACCGTGGCGGCGGGGATCGCGGTGCCGACCGTGGGCGACCGGGGCACGCTGCCGTCGTCGCTGCCGGTACCGGGGCTGCCGGACGTACCGTTCACCCTCCACACGCTGACGACCGTGGCTCCGTACGCGCTCGCGATGGCGCTGGTCGGCCTGATGGAGTCGCTGATGACGGCGAAGCTGGTCGACGAGATCACGGACACCCGCTCCGACAAGACCCGCGAGTCGGTCGGCCAGGGCATCGCCAACATCGTCACCGGTTTCTTCGGCGGCATGGGCGGCTGCGCGATGATCGGCCAGACGATGATCAACGTGAAGGTGTCCGGGGCGCGCACCCGGTTGTCGACCTTCCTCGCCGGCGCGTTCCTGATGGTGCTCTGCATCGTCTTCGGGCCGGTCGTCTCCGAGATCCCGATGGCCGCCCTGGTCGCGGTGATGGCGATGGTCTCGTTCGCCACCTTCGACTGGCACTCCGTCGCCCCGAAGACGCTGCGGCGGATGCCCGCCGGGGAGATCGCCGTCATGGTGGTCACCGTGGTGGTCGTGGTCGCCACCCACAACCTCGCCATCGGTGTGGTCGTGGGCTCGCTGCTCGCGACGGTGGTCTTCGCCAAGCGGGTGGCCCATGTCGCGGACGTCACCGCCGTCACCGACCCGGACGGCACCACCGTGGTCTACCGGGTGACCGGGGCGCTCTTCTTCGCCTCGTCGAACGATCTCGTGGGCCGCTTCGACTACGCGGGGGACCCGGAGCGGGTGGTGATCGACCTGTCCGCCGCGCACGTCTGGGACGCCTCGTCGGTGGCCGCCCTGGACGCGATCACCGCCCGGTACGCCCAGCGGGGCAAGACCGTCAAGATCACCGGCCTGAACGAGCCGAGCGCCCGTCTCCACGA
- a CDS encoding S41 family peptidase has translation MSRRPARLALVSAVLMVAGCTGGGGAEPEDSMAPKARAYLTSALDLMEKHSLMKAEVDWPKVRRDAFAHAAKARTPAETYGPIRQALRDLGDRHSTFLDPQDVARTQDASADGLMLPEGRRLPGGIGYLMLPPVASDEVAAPYIRAARSTVTGIDDEGACGWVVDLRGESGGDMWPPLAAVGPILGDGEAGAAVYADGRKEAWAVQDGTPSTYLDTWGAATPLARPMPPVAVLTSRRTASAGEAVVISFLGRPGTRTFGQATTGVPTANSAYRLSDGAMVVVTVAREADRTGLVHDGPLTPDVEIPETRGPDKALKAATAWLSGQEPCRS, from the coding sequence ATGTCGAGGCGGCCGGCCCGGCTGGCCCTGGTGTCGGCCGTGCTGATGGTGGCCGGATGCACGGGTGGGGGCGGCGCCGAGCCGGAGGACAGCATGGCGCCGAAGGCGAGGGCGTATCTCACCTCCGCGCTGGACCTGATGGAGAAGCACTCCCTGATGAAGGCGGAGGTGGACTGGCCGAAGGTCCGCCGGGACGCGTTCGCCCATGCGGCGAAGGCGCGGACGCCCGCCGAGACGTACGGGCCGATCCGGCAGGCGCTGCGGGACCTGGGCGACCGGCACAGCACCTTCCTCGATCCGCAGGACGTCGCCCGGACCCAGGACGCGTCGGCCGATGGGCTGATGCTCCCCGAGGGGCGCCGCCTCCCGGGCGGCATCGGCTATCTGATGCTGCCTCCGGTCGCCTCCGACGAAGTGGCCGCCCCGTACATCCGCGCGGCCCGGTCCACCGTCACGGGGATCGACGACGAGGGTGCCTGCGGGTGGGTCGTCGACCTGCGGGGCGAGAGCGGTGGGGACATGTGGCCCCCGCTCGCCGCCGTGGGACCGATCCTCGGCGACGGGGAGGCCGGCGCCGCCGTCTACGCGGACGGCCGGAAGGAAGCCTGGGCCGTCCAGGACGGTACGCCCAGCACGTACCTGGACACCTGGGGGGCGGCCACTCCTCTCGCCCGGCCGATGCCGCCCGTCGCCGTCCTGACGAGCCGGAGGACTGCGAGCGCCGGAGAGGCCGTGGTCATCTCCTTCCTGGGGCGCCCTGGTACCCGCACGTTCGGGCAGGCGACCACGGGGGTTCCCACGGCGAACTCCGCGTACCGCCTGTCCGACGGTGCGATGGTCGTCGTGACGGTGGCCCGCGAGGCCGACCGCACCGGGCTCGTACACGACGGGCCGCTCACCCCCGACGTCGAGATTCCCGAGACGCGCGGGCCGGACAAGGCCCTGAAGGCCGCCACGGCCTGGCTCTCCGGCCAGGAGCCCTGCCGCTCCTGA
- a CDS encoding nucleoside/nucleotide kinase family protein — MDTYDLAPLAARARSLIVPGRRRILGIAGPPGAGKSTLAAALVEELAGTAVLVPMDGFHLAGAELERLGRTARKGAPDTFDAAGYAALLRRLREAGSGGAPAYAAAEGETVYAPAFDRALEEPIAGSVAVEPTTPLVVTEGNYLLHDEGPWAPVRGLLDEVWYLDVDPDVRVRRLVDRHVRFGKPRPYAERWVAGSDEANARLVEAGRDRADLVVGPRPR; from the coding sequence ATGGACACGTACGACCTCGCCCCGCTCGCCGCCCGCGCCCGGTCCCTCATCGTCCCCGGCCGCCGCCGGATCCTGGGGATCGCCGGGCCGCCCGGTGCCGGAAAGTCGACCCTCGCCGCCGCCCTGGTCGAGGAGCTCGCGGGCACCGCCGTACTCGTCCCCATGGACGGCTTCCACCTCGCGGGCGCCGAACTGGAGCGGCTCGGGAGGACCGCCCGCAAGGGCGCGCCGGACACCTTCGACGCCGCCGGGTACGCCGCGCTCCTGCGACGGCTGCGCGAGGCGGGCAGCGGCGGCGCCCCGGCGTACGCGGCGGCAGAGGGCGAGACGGTCTACGCCCCCGCCTTCGACCGGGCGCTGGAGGAGCCGATCGCCGGGTCCGTCGCGGTGGAGCCCACCACCCCGCTCGTCGTCACCGAGGGGAACTACCTCCTCCACGACGAGGGGCCCTGGGCCCCGGTGCGCGGGCTGCTCGACGAGGTCTGGTACCTGGACGTGGATCCGGACGTACGCGTGCGGAGGCTGGTCGACCGGCACGTACGGTTCGGCAAGCCGAGGCCCTACGCCGAGCGGTGGGTGGCCGGCTCCGACGAGGCGAACGCCCGGCTGGTCGAGGCCGGACGCGACCGGGCCGACCTGGTCGTCGGGCCGCGCCCGCGCTGA
- a CDS encoding VOC family protein yields the protein MPHIALTTLVVHDYDEAIAFYRDAVGFELAEDTDRGDGTRWVVVRPHGAGASGTGLLLARAKDGEQRAAVGAQTGGRVGFFLHTEDFAGDHARMAAAGVRFLEEPRHEAYGSVAVFEDLYGNRWDLLQPA from the coding sequence ATGCCGCACATCGCCCTGACCACCCTGGTCGTCCACGACTACGACGAGGCCATCGCCTTCTACCGGGACGCCGTCGGCTTCGAACTGGCCGAGGACACCGACCGGGGCGACGGAACGCGCTGGGTCGTGGTCCGTCCGCACGGCGCCGGGGCTTCGGGTACGGGTCTGCTGCTGGCCCGCGCGAAGGACGGGGAGCAGCGGGCGGCGGTCGGGGCGCAGACGGGCGGGCGGGTCGGATTCTTCCTGCACACCGAGGACTTCGCGGGGGACCACGCGCGCATGGCGGCGGCCGGGGTGCGGTTCCTGGAGGAGCCGAGGCACGAGGCGTACGGCTCGGTCGCGGTCTTCGAGGACCTGTACGGCAACCGCTGGGACCTGCTCCAGCCCGCGTGA
- a CDS encoding GTPase-associated protein 1-related protein, translating into MSLAQLHYTSAAPGDEGTVGRFTAVAHGIPTALLSEIEPLLGYEPPRDVPFLPTDAELRSMPQAFSFTHLSDGSRLLARGVPLAPPGGSGDLRFHTHAVLLPAGARLPGDRLPITAWRSPRWVSVTPGGAVPDPLTSPHAHPGLEREALGDFAVSRGPWLAAVFADLRRVRVESASGATAPVALVERQSEDVARWIGLASAVLPPDHAEQLTFTTYSRRPSLAPQQVVGVLPEDVHLLDAAEVRVHVCGAPDGRPSPASGDVWAETAARVWRSRAPELFDRARALHGEPFAAGPLAVTALCAGVALGPDERSTAADWAAERPYALDEEQTRRLVDALTAPGLDDRTGGEFDAAGRLFGALDGRSPAATTAPLAAMLVTEAVRGGNGSLVLPDRSAFAGPEGKAVSEALAPEILAELGGAGAAFDIARTVQLLRVARLLGVDCAELLPAVVERVAPALPAAADFSWGPALLELLDEQFDVRTALLVALDRIAPDDPASMERLLGRVPLPFTGTQSLPHLRMCAESRAIRASCGDDRGAALGRVLRTAGVSPFAEPLVLRSAVGLVWADRGPTAGEARMLLEAATSDAHRSAGTWSHLVGAALGAAADDADAAGLAHDLLRGFPHQILGRERGALLLLDFARAMRGAGAAPATDAATVPPDEATAGEGWAARLLALRPAAEPVEPGVWEHASGALARRLVAPERPEEELYAFVHTDDPDLLAAYGRAAREEPVLARLRSDPAFAADCYLTWSAHPHAGAHWARISGALLDEVLRPAVRELSAAGVQAVEEAVGRAGSSGRTEAFRSWNRRPVGPLGRIGRRLAGKVRRP; encoded by the coding sequence ATGAGCCTCGCGCAGTTGCACTACACCTCGGCCGCTCCGGGGGACGAGGGGACGGTGGGACGGTTCACCGCCGTCGCCCACGGGATACCCACGGCACTGCTCTCGGAGATCGAACCCCTGCTGGGGTACGAGCCCCCGAGGGACGTGCCGTTCCTCCCCACGGACGCCGAACTCCGCTCCATGCCACAGGCGTTCAGCTTCACCCACCTCTCGGACGGCAGCAGGCTGCTGGCCCGGGGGGTGCCGTTGGCCCCGCCGGGCGGGTCCGGTGACCTCCGGTTCCACACCCATGCCGTGCTGCTGCCCGCCGGTGCGCGCCTGCCGGGTGACCGGCTGCCGATCACTGCCTGGCGCTCGCCCCGCTGGGTGTCCGTCACCCCCGGCGGTGCGGTACCCGACCCGCTCACCTCGCCGCATGCCCACCCCGGCCTGGAGCGTGAGGCCCTCGGCGACTTCGCGGTCTCCCGGGGCCCGTGGCTCGCCGCCGTCTTCGCCGATCTGCGCCGCGTACGGGTGGAGAGCGCGTCGGGCGCCACGGCGCCGGTGGCGCTCGTGGAGCGGCAGAGCGAGGACGTGGCCCGCTGGATCGGACTGGCCTCTGCGGTGCTGCCGCCGGACCACGCGGAGCAGTTGACGTTCACCACGTACTCCCGGCGGCCCTCGCTCGCCCCGCAGCAGGTGGTCGGGGTGCTCCCGGAGGACGTCCATCTGCTCGACGCGGCCGAGGTCCGGGTGCACGTGTGCGGCGCCCCGGACGGCCGCCCGTCCCCGGCGTCCGGTGACGTCTGGGCCGAGACGGCCGCCCGGGTCTGGCGCAGCCGGGCGCCCGAACTCTTCGACAGGGCGCGTGCGTTGCACGGCGAGCCGTTCGCCGCGGGGCCGTTGGCCGTCACCGCGCTCTGCGCCGGTGTCGCCCTCGGTCCCGACGAGCGTTCCACGGCGGCCGACTGGGCGGCGGAGCGGCCGTACGCACTGGACGAGGAGCAGACCCGCAGGCTGGTCGACGCGTTGACCGCGCCCGGGCTCGACGATCGCACCGGCGGCGAGTTCGACGCGGCGGGGAGGCTGTTCGGCGCCCTGGACGGAAGGTCTCCGGCCGCCACGACCGCTCCGCTCGCCGCGATGCTGGTGACCGAGGCGGTACGCGGCGGCAACGGTTCCCTCGTGCTCCCCGACCGGAGCGCCTTCGCGGGCCCCGAGGGCAAGGCCGTCTCCGAGGCGCTCGCACCGGAGATCCTCGCCGAACTGGGCGGTGCGGGGGCCGCCTTCGACATCGCGCGGACGGTCCAGCTCCTCCGGGTGGCGCGGCTCCTGGGCGTCGACTGCGCGGAGCTGCTGCCCGCCGTCGTGGAGCGGGTCGCCCCCGCACTGCCGGCCGCCGCCGACTTCTCCTGGGGGCCGGCCCTGCTGGAGCTGCTGGACGAGCAGTTCGACGTACGGACCGCGCTGCTGGTGGCGCTGGACCGGATCGCGCCGGACGATCCGGCCTCCATGGAAAGGTTGTTGGGGCGTGTGCCTCTCCCGTTCACCGGGACGCAGTCGCTGCCGCATCTGCGGATGTGCGCCGAGTCGCGGGCGATCAGGGCGAGTTGCGGTGACGACAGGGGCGCCGCGCTCGGCCGGGTACTGCGGACCGCCGGAGTCTCGCCGTTCGCCGAGCCGCTGGTGCTGCGCTCCGCCGTGGGACTCGTCTGGGCGGACCGGGGGCCGACGGCCGGGGAGGCCCGGATGCTGCTGGAGGCGGCCACCTCGGACGCGCACCGCAGCGCGGGTACCTGGTCGCACCTGGTCGGCGCGGCGCTCGGTGCGGCGGCCGACGACGCGGACGCGGCGGGCCTGGCGCACGATCTGCTGCGCGGCTTCCCGCACCAGATCCTGGGCCGGGAGCGCGGGGCTCTGCTGCTGCTGGACTTCGCCCGCGCGATGCGCGGGGCCGGTGCCGCCCCGGCCACGGACGCGGCAACGGTACCGCCGGACGAGGCCACCGCCGGGGAGGGCTGGGCGGCGCGGCTGCTCGCCCTGCGCCCGGCCGCCGAACCGGTGGAGCCGGGCGTCTGGGAGCACGCGTCCGGCGCGCTCGCCCGCCGCCTGGTGGCGCCGGAGCGGCCCGAGGAGGAGCTGTACGCCTTCGTCCACACCGACGACCCGGACCTGCTGGCCGCCTACGGCAGGGCCGCGCGGGAGGAGCCCGTACTCGCCCGGCTGCGGTCCGACCCCGCGTTCGCCGCCGACTGCTATCTGACCTGGAGCGCCCATCCGCACGCGGGTGCCCACTGGGCGCGCATCAGCGGCGCCCTGCTGGACGAGGTGCTGCGCCCCGCGGTGCGCGAGCTCTCCGCGGCCGGGGTCCAGGCGGTCGAGGAGGCCGTCGGGCGGGCCGGCAGCAGCGGCCGGACGGAGGCGTTCCGCTCCTGGAACCGGCGCCCGGTGGGTCCGCTCGGCCGGATCGGCCGCCGCCTGGCGGGCAAGGTGCGCCGCCCCTGA
- a CDS encoding MerR family transcriptional regulator, producing the protein MDDTDVLMSIGAFARRVGLAPSALRFYDDCDVLPPAHVDAATGYRYYSAAQEARAVLVRWLREAGMPLTDASVVLGGTRAEARAALEAHARRARESAAAARTAIEEILRDLPGGPPRATARIGGAELASAVRQVVPAVASGPAADEFPVLGCVLVELGREEVRLVATDRYRLAVRALRPSSASVEGEACGFLLGAAQVRDLATWAVRLPDLGIEVDGEGVRLHGAAGEVRDLVTVHGTFPDYRLILDGLPAARHRIVADRTALRAALVTDAYDGPVTLRTDGQRLTVAFRGTVTAAPAALCTGPPVRVAFDPAVLLAALDAGVGPDVLLEVSAPDGPVVVRSADQGSFTTLVMPVHDEQRLPGRAIGAPATPA; encoded by the coding sequence ATGGACGACACCGACGTGCTGATGAGTATCGGCGCCTTCGCCCGCCGGGTGGGCCTGGCTCCGAGCGCTCTGCGCTTCTACGACGACTGCGACGTGCTGCCTCCCGCGCACGTCGACGCCGCGACCGGCTACCGCTACTACTCCGCGGCGCAGGAAGCCCGCGCGGTCCTGGTGCGGTGGCTGCGCGAAGCCGGGATGCCGCTCACCGACGCCTCGGTGGTGCTCGGCGGAACCCGCGCGGAAGCCCGCGCCGCACTCGAAGCCCACGCCAGGAGGGCCCGCGAGTCCGCCGCGGCGGCCAGGACGGCGATCGAGGAGATCCTCCGGGACCTGCCGGGCGGCCCGCCCCGGGCCACGGCGCGGATCGGCGGGGCGGAGCTGGCCAGTGCGGTCCGGCAGGTCGTTCCGGCGGTCGCGTCGGGGCCCGCGGCCGACGAGTTCCCGGTACTCGGCTGCGTCCTGGTCGAACTCGGGCGCGAGGAAGTGCGGCTCGTCGCCACGGACCGCTACCGGCTGGCGGTCCGCGCCCTGCGGCCCTCCTCCGCCTCCGTCGAGGGGGAGGCGTGCGGGTTCCTGCTCGGCGCGGCGCAGGTGCGGGACCTCGCGACCTGGGCCGTACGGCTGCCGGACCTCGGGATCGAGGTGGACGGAGAAGGCGTACGGCTCCACGGCGCAGCCGGCGAGGTACGCGACCTGGTGACCGTCCACGGGACCTTCCCCGACTACCGGCTGATCCTGGACGGCCTGCCGGCCGCGCGCCACCGGATCGTCGCGGACCGGACCGCCCTGCGCGCGGCGCTCGTCACCGACGCGTACGACGGGCCCGTCACCCTGCGGACCGACGGGCAGCGGCTCACCGTCGCCTTCCGGGGCACGGTCACCGCCGCACCGGCTGCCCTCTGCACCGGGCCACCCGTGCGCGTCGCCTTCGACCCGGCGGTCCTCCTGGCGGCGCTCGACGCGGGCGTCGGCCCCGACGTCCTGCTGGAGGTCTCCGCCCCGGACGGGCCCGTGGTCGTCCGCTCCGCCGACCAGGGCAGCTTCACCACCCTGGTCATGCCGGTCCACGACGAGCAGCGGCTTCCCGGCCGGGCCATCGGCGCGCCGGCCACTCCCGCCTGA
- a CDS encoding DUF2267 domain-containing protein has protein sequence MQNTTDSTQCVPAMSYTLMLEKVRYDGAYPTRERAEEAVRLVLGGLGGQLAGDERKILAARLPREAAAQFLAGRPETPLTGRDFVTSLALATGASTATTRWDAGSVLTTVAQLAGPDLLARLLQALPQGYALLFGRAELARAA, from the coding sequence ATGCAGAACACGACTGACTCCACCCAGTGCGTTCCGGCCATGTCCTACACCCTGATGCTCGAAAAGGTCCGCTACGACGGCGCGTACCCGACCCGGGAACGGGCCGAGGAAGCGGTACGTCTCGTACTGGGCGGTCTCGGCGGGCAGTTGGCCGGGGACGAGCGGAAGATCCTGGCGGCCCGGCTCCCCCGGGAGGCGGCCGCCCAGTTCCTCGCCGGCAGACCCGAAACTCCGCTCACCGGACGCGACTTCGTCACCTCGCTCGCGCTGGCGACCGGCGCGAGCACCGCCACCACCCGCTGGGACGCGGGCTCCGTCCTGACCACGGTGGCCCAGCTCGCCGGCCCCGACCTCCTCGCCCGGTTGCTCCAGGCACTCCCCCAGGGGTACGCGCTGCTCTTCGGCCGCGCGGAGCTCGCCCGCGCCGCCTGA